The Platichthys flesus chromosome 10, fPlaFle2.1, whole genome shotgun sequence genome includes a window with the following:
- the gabrg1 gene encoding gamma-aminobutyric acid receptor subunit gamma-1, whose protein sequence is MNPWMLFALLGLCAALSPIKQEEEDYEDVPINKTWVLSPKVYESDVTLILNKLLLGYDNKLRPDIGVRPTVIETAVYINSIGPVDPINMEYTIDIFFAQTWYDSRLKFNSSMKLLMLNSNMVGKIWIPDTFFRNSRKSDAHWITTPNRLLRLWSNGRVMYTLRLTINAECYLKLHNFPMDEHSCPLEFSSYGYPKNEIMYRWQRRAVEVADQRYWRLYQFAFVGLRNSSDVAHTQSGEYVVLTIFFDLSRRMGYFTIQTYIPCSMIVVLSWVSFWINKDAVPARTSLGITTVLTMTTLSTISRKSLPKVSYVTAMDLFVSVCFIFTFAALMEYGTLHYFTSNRQTKKSKASLNTQQRASSMVNIRPGTSLLQMNSIVPYHDEDDFDSECLDGKDCTSFFCCFDDCRSGAWRENRMHVHVSKIDTYSRVFFPTAFGLFNLVYWIGYLYL, encoded by the exons TGCAGCGCTTTCGCCCataaaacaggaagaagaggactATGAAGATGTGCCCATAAATAAGACCTGGGTCTTATCACCGAAGGTCTATGAGAGTGATGTGACTTTGATCTTAAATAAACTGCTGCTGGGCTACGACAACAAACTGCGCCCTGACATCGGAG TGAGGCCAACAGTGATTGAAACAGCCGTGTATATCAACAGCATCGGACCAGTGGACCCCATCAACATG GAATACACCATTGACATCTTCTTTGCCCAGACATGGTACGACAGCCGACTGAAGTTCAACAGCTCGATGAAGCTGCTAATGCTAAACAGTAACATGGTAGGCAAAATCTGGATTCCCGACACATTCTTCCGGAATTCACGCAAATCCGACGCCCACTGGATCACCACTCCTAACCGCCTCTTGAGGCTGTGGAGCAATGGGAGGGTCATGTACACACTGAG GTTGACTATAAATGCGGAGTGTTACCTTAAGCTGCATAACTTTCCAATGGATGAGCACTCATGCCCCCTGGAGTTTTCAAGCT ATGGTTATCCTAAAAATGAGATCATGTACCGGTGGCAGAGACGAGCGGTAGAGGTGGCCGACCAGCGGTACTGGAGACTCTATCAGTTTGCCTTCGTAGGGTTGAGGAACAGCTCGGATGTGGCACACACCCAATCAG GGGAATATGTAGTCCTGACCATCTTCTTTGACCTGAGTCGAAGAATGGGGTACTTCACCATCCAGACCTACATCCCCTGCAGCATGATCGTAGTCTTGTCCTGGGTTTCCTTCTGGATCAATAAGGATGCCGTCCCAGCCCGCACGTCTCTAG GTATCACCACAGTGCTCACCATGACGACTCTCAGCACCATCTCCAGAAAGTCCCTGCCTAAGGTTTCCTATGTCACTGCCATGGACCTGTTCGTCTCTGtttgcttcatcttcaccttCGCTGCCCTCATGGAGTATGGCACTCTGCACTACTTCACCAGCAACCGACAGACCAAGAAGTCTAAAGCCAGCCTTAACACACAG CAGAGAGCGTCCAGCATGGTGAACATCCGACCAGGAACGTCCCTGCTGCAGATGAACAGCATTGTGCCGTATCATGACGAGGATGATTTTGATTCTGAGTGTTTGGACGGAAAAGACTGCAccagcttcttctgctgcttcgaCGACTGCCGCTCAGGCGCCTGGCGTGAAAACAGGATGCACGTACACGTTTCCAAGATTGATACCTACTCACGAGTATTCTTCCCCACCGCTTTTGGCCTTTTCAATCTGGTTTATTGGATAGGTTATCTGTATCTATAA